The window CCGGCTTGGTTGGCGTTACGGCGGCTGCCGCTGGGGAGACTAGCGACGGTGCGGGTGCTTTAGAATACGGTTCTATGGAACCGGATCAATCCAGTTTCCAAATTGGTTACACCGTCAGTGCGGGGGATACTTTATATCAGATTTGTAAGGATTATAATGTATCTCTAACTTCTTTAATGAGAGTAAACAATCTCAAAAAAACGGTCATCTACCCTGGACAAAGGTTAACGATTCCCACCGCCACTGTGTCTCCCTACGGCATGGTTTTGTCCCGAGGTGAAGCATCAAGGGATGAAATCCGGTTGCTGTCCAAACTGATTCATGCCGAAGCCCGGGGAGAATCCTTTGAAGGAAAAGTTGCTGTTGGGGCAGTGATCTTAAATCGATTGGCCAGTCCGGATTTTCCCAAAAGCATTAAAGAAGTCATTTTAGAAAGCAATGGCCGGGTTTACCAGTTTTCACCCGTGCAGGATGGATCCATTAATCTGGAACCGGATCAGGAATCTGTGGAAGCTGCGTTACAAGCTTTGATGGGCCACGATCCTACCGACGGAGCACTGTTTTTTTACAACCCGTCCGTAGCCAAAGATCAATGGATTAGAACCCTTCCGGTTATTACGAAAATCGGTAATCACGTTTTTGCCACCAAGATATAGAAGTCGGCCCCGGGCCGACTTTTCCTTATGCTTAGGAAGTTTAAAGGCTAATTTGCTTTAGGCTGATCCAACGGGAATTAACAACAGCCCAATCAATATTCTTAAAAAATGCTTCCATATAGCTGGTTCGGTTGGTACCATAGTCCAGAAAATAGGCATGTTCATGAACGTCCATGACCAGGATGGGTTCAAAACGAAACACAGAACCGCAGTCGTTGGCATCTAAGCCATAATTGTGGAGGTGGCCGTCGTCAAGGTCAAAACCTAAAATAGCCCAGCCTCGGCTGGCTGAACCGGTAGCGCGGAAATCTTTCTCCCAATATTCGGAAGAGCCAAAATCTTTTACAATGGCCTGTAAAATGGGACCATTGACCGGTCCCCCGCGGCCGCCCAGATTGTCAAAGTACCATTCATGAAGCTTGCATCCATTGATGGCAAAGGCTTCTTCTTTTTTTAGAGAACGGATGGAGCTAAAAATAGTATTTGTTTCAGTGCGATCCGCTAAACCGAGTTTTGAACGAATTTCATTGGTTTTGCTTACGTAACCCTGGTAAAGGGCGTAGTGTTCTTGTATTTGCCGGACGGATAGGCCCAGCATCGTCAGCAATGAGGGTTTTAAAGGACGAATCTCTAACTGGGCAAAGGTTCCGTCGGTAAAACCGGGAATATAAACGGTATCTCCGGGACTCAGACGTTCAAATTGGTTTAAGTGGGGATTGGCTAAAATTAAAGCGTCAAGGTCAATTTTATACTTTTTCATAATATTTTTAATGGTGTCGCCCGGTTTAACAATATGCTTTGGCATGAATATCACATCCTTTAACTTCCTGGTAATATTGTATTCGACTGGAACTTTTTGGTTACCGGAACCCAAAGCATAAGGGTTTTTATTGAGGAGATAATAAAGAAAGTACGTTTTGCAATTTGCCATTTATACGGGTTATTTTTAAATAACCACAGAATCATTCCCTTAAATCAATGATCTGGAGGAAATACATTGAACCGGGTAAACTGGTTGCAACGAATCATCATCCTGGCCATTGGGGTCAATCTGCTGATTGGCTGTACTTCAGCGGGGACAATGGAGCCGCCGGAAGTGCCCGTACCCTCTAAAATTGTGGATGCCAACAACCGGTTGATAACCACGGTATCCCAGGTTAACACCGTACCCGTTGAGTTGGATCAAATATCTATTCACCTTCAGCAGGCCATTGTGGCCATTGAGGATGAACGGTTTTATCAACATCAGGGCATTGATTTTAAAGGCTTAGGCAGGGCGGTTTACCAAAATTTAATTAGCCGTAAAATCGTTCAGGGAGGAAGTACCATTACCCAGCAGTTGGCTAAGAATCTCTATCTAGGTCCTGAACGAACCTTTGCCAGGAAAGCCAAAGAGATTTATTATACCTTCCAACTGGAACGTAAATATACCAAAAAAGAAATTTTAAATATGTATTTAAACCATGTTTATTTTGGACAAGGGGCCTATGGAATTGAAGCGGCAGCCAGGACTTATTTTAACAAATCTGCTGCGGACCTAACCCTTGGTGAAAGTGCCATGCTGGCGGGCTTGCCCCGGGCTCCCAGCTATTATGCACCGACCACCAATCTGCAAGGGGCCAAGGAAAGGCAGAGCGTGGTTTTAGCAAGAATGGTTGAACTGGGCATAATTTCACCCGAAGAAGCCCAGGCGGCCAGAGAGGAAACCATTGAGCCGCAAAAACAGTCTGAAAACCTTAAACAGGCCCCTTATTTTGTCGCTGAGATTATCAAATATATAGAGAGTAAATATCCCGATGGCTTGGAAATGCTGTATTCCAGCGGACTGACCATTCAAACAAGCCTAGACCTTGAACTGCAGAAAACCGCTGAGCAAGCCCTCCGTCAAGGGCTTGAAAAAATAAATCCGGAGATTAACGGTGCCCTGGTGGCCGTTGATCCTACCAATGGATACATTAAAGCCATGGTGGGGGGGAGAGATTGGCAAAAATCCCAATTCAACCGGGCTCTGGCCAAAATGCAGCCGGGATCTGCCTTTAAACCATTTTTGTATACGGCGGCCATTGATGCAGGATATACAGCGGCTACGGTCCTCACCTGCGAACCTCAGACTTATCGGCAGGAAGGCGCGCCTCCTTATACACCAAAGGATCATAAAGTGGGTTATCATTACCGTCCCTTTATTTTAAAGCAGGCTTTGGCCATATCCGATAACGTGATTGCGGTAAAACTGGCCAATATGCTGGGACCGGAAGCCATTGTACGGTTTGCCCAGGCCATGGGCGTTGAAAGTTCCTTAAGGCCGTATCTTTCCCTGGCCCTGGGAACCTCTGAAGTAACCCCTCTGGAAATGGCCACTGCCTTTGGACCGTTAGCGCAGGCGGGAATTCGTACCAAGCCCTTGTATATTTTAAAAATAACCGACAGCAACGGCCGGGTACTGGAAGAGTACACGCCTCAGCGGGCCAAAGTTTTGGATGAGAAGGTGGCCTATATTGTTACGGATATGCTTCGGGCGGCGGTAACCACCGGAGGGACGGCAGCGCAGCTTTCTCAACAGGTTCATCGGCCCATTGCCGGAAAGACCGGCACCACCGAGGATTATACCAATGCCTGGTTCGTAGGGTATACTCCCGGTTTGGTTGCCTCCGTTTATGTAGGATACGACGACAAAAGCAAAAGGGTTGGTTTAACCGGAAGTGATGTTGCCGCACCCATTTGGGCACAATTCATGGAACAGGGATTAAAAGATACTCCGGTAGAAGATTTTAAAGAGCCTGACGGAGTCACTCGGATGGAAGTATCCACCACCGATGGCTTAAAAGCAACGGAATTAACGGAAGAAAAAATGGAAGCGGTTTTTGTTGAAGGAACTGAACCCAAAGTACCTTCCCTGGGTGAGTTTTGGTGGCAGCAACCCATTGATTCCGGAGAGGGCCCGGGAGATCTAACGGATAACACGGAAGAATCGCCTGGGGAAGAGAGGCCTGAAAATGATGATCCCTGGAGAAACTCAATTGACAATGAATAACAGGCCTTAAGGCCTGTTATTCATTGTCAATGGCACTGGAATTTTCAGCTAGATAGCAGTTATCGCAATAATAAAGCATATCTTCATCATAAATCACGTCTGGAGTAGAGTTTTCTATTCCGCAGATGCAGCATTTAACCATGCCTTCGTCCCTCCCGGGATGATTTCATTAAGTATAAAGGTTTGGTCAAATTATAGAATTTGCCGGCACCGTTGTTTTGCTTCTTCCAGCAAAACCCCGGTTTTTTTGCACAGATCCTGAAGCTGTTGTACCTCTTTAGAATCGCCGGGAAGATGACTGATGACCTTACCCATATTCATGGTACACTCCTGAGCATTTTGAATGCAATTTTTAAGTTCTGCCTGATCACTTGTATTCAACCTACTTTCACCTCCCTCTATATTGGATGAGAAGATATTTTTAGCCGTGTTGACTACTTCTCCGAATCCCGATCCCAGGTTATCCATTTGGTGGGCACCACCTTCTTTACGAATTGTTTTGCTTCAAGGCTAGAGATGTCTAACAGAGCATAGAGAGGACTGTAACCGGTAAGCGCGACCAGCAGTACTTCAAAGCCGAGCAGCCCAAAGAGGAT is drawn from Desulforamulus ruminis DSM 2154 and contains these coding sequences:
- a CDS encoding YgaP family membrane protein produces the protein MQKNVGTADRIFRFPFGLAFVAIGLLKHFSPTWSILFGLLGFEVLLVALTGYSPLYALLDISSLEAKQFVKKVVPTKWITWDRDSEK
- a CDS encoding transglycosylase domain-containing protein, whose protein sequence is MNRVNWLQRIIILAIGVNLLIGCTSAGTMEPPEVPVPSKIVDANNRLITTVSQVNTVPVELDQISIHLQQAIVAIEDERFYQHQGIDFKGLGRAVYQNLISRKIVQGGSTITQQLAKNLYLGPERTFARKAKEIYYTFQLERKYTKKEILNMYLNHVYFGQGAYGIEAAARTYFNKSAADLTLGESAMLAGLPRAPSYYAPTTNLQGAKERQSVVLARMVELGIISPEEAQAAREETIEPQKQSENLKQAPYFVAEIIKYIESKYPDGLEMLYSSGLTIQTSLDLELQKTAEQALRQGLEKINPEINGALVAVDPTNGYIKAMVGGRDWQKSQFNRALAKMQPGSAFKPFLYTAAIDAGYTAATVLTCEPQTYRQEGAPPYTPKDHKVGYHYRPFILKQALAISDNVIAVKLANMLGPEAIVRFAQAMGVESSLRPYLSLALGTSEVTPLEMATAFGPLAQAGIRTKPLYILKITDSNGRVLEEYTPQRAKVLDEKVAYIVTDMLRAAVTTGGTAAQLSQQVHRPIAGKTGTTEDYTNAWFVGYTPGLVASVYVGYDDKSKRVGLTGSDVAAPIWAQFMEQGLKDTPVEDFKEPDGVTRMEVSTTDGLKATELTEEKMEAVFVEGTEPKVPSLGEFWWQQPIDSGEGPGDLTDNTEESPGEERPENDDPWRNSIDNE
- a CDS encoding Fe-Mn family superoxide dismutase; protein product: MPKHIVKPGDTIKNIMKKYKIDLDALILANPHLNQFERLSPGDTVYIPGFTDGTFAQLEIRPLKPSLLTMLGLSVRQIQEHYALYQGYVSKTNEIRSKLGLADRTETNTIFSSIRSLKKEEAFAINGCKLHEWYFDNLGGRGGPVNGPILQAIVKDFGSSEYWEKDFRATGSASRGWAILGFDLDDGHLHNYGLDANDCGSVFRFEPILVMDVHEHAYFLDYGTNRTSYMEAFFKNIDWAVVNSRWISLKQISL
- a CDS encoding cell wall hydrolase; protein product: MNRKYRKIAGILAIVLAVTSGLVGVTAAAAGETSDGAGALEYGSMEPDQSSFQIGYTVSAGDTLYQICKDYNVSLTSLMRVNNLKKTVIYPGQRLTIPTATVSPYGMVLSRGEASRDEIRLLSKLIHAEARGESFEGKVAVGAVILNRLASPDFPKSIKEVILESNGRVYQFSPVQDGSINLEPDQESVEAALQALMGHDPTDGALFFYNPSVAKDQWIRTLPVITKIGNHVFATKI